A window from Sphingopyxis alaskensis RB2256 encodes these proteins:
- a CDS encoding efflux transporter outer membrane subunit, with the protein MPRFIFVTTAVLGLLAGCASVPDLGPRPVEAAPGSLVSSASLAAAPGAWPVEGWWQGFGDTQLDRLIAEGLAGSPDVAIAAARVRAAEALAQQAGAALLPRVGAEAGAGGVQQSRNMGIPPQFVPDGVRDTGHVAATFGFDLDLWGRNRAALAAATSEAEAARVDAAQARLMLATGIAAAYADLAGYYDALDVASEAVRVRSATARLAADRARAGLENQANQRQAESRAASATADVVALEEAIAATRHRIAALVGAGPDRGLSITRPQMRRPTLGLPENAGIDLIGRRPDIVAARLRSEAAAKRIDVARADFYPNISLSALVGLQSLGLSNLFDAGSEYGSGGAAISLPIFEGGRLSGRYRGARADYDGAIAAYDRTLIDALRDVADIVASRAATERQLAGRRAALEAAAEASKLANLRYRAGLANQIEQLTAEDSMIALNRAVTDLEARQLALDIALIRALGGGYQAPDPTGDE; encoded by the coding sequence ATGCCTCGATTCATTTTTGTTACAACTGCGGTTCTTGGCCTGTTGGCGGGTTGCGCGAGCGTTCCCGACCTCGGCCCCAGGCCCGTTGAGGCGGCGCCGGGGTCGCTGGTGTCAAGCGCGTCGCTCGCTGCGGCGCCCGGCGCGTGGCCGGTGGAGGGCTGGTGGCAAGGCTTCGGCGACACGCAGCTCGATCGCCTGATCGCCGAGGGGCTGGCGGGATCGCCCGACGTCGCGATTGCCGCGGCGCGCGTGCGCGCGGCGGAGGCTCTGGCGCAGCAGGCGGGCGCTGCGCTGCTGCCGCGCGTCGGCGCCGAAGCGGGCGCGGGCGGCGTCCAGCAGAGCCGCAACATGGGAATCCCGCCGCAGTTCGTCCCCGACGGGGTGCGGGACACGGGACATGTCGCCGCGACTTTCGGCTTTGATCTCGACCTGTGGGGGCGCAATCGCGCCGCGCTTGCCGCCGCGACCTCCGAAGCTGAGGCAGCGCGCGTTGATGCGGCACAGGCGCGGCTGATGCTCGCGACGGGAATCGCCGCGGCCTATGCCGATCTGGCCGGCTATTATGACGCGCTCGACGTCGCCAGCGAGGCGGTGCGCGTGCGTAGCGCGACCGCGCGTCTCGCCGCCGACCGCGCGCGCGCGGGACTCGAAAATCAGGCGAACCAGCGTCAGGCCGAAAGCCGCGCGGCGTCGGCAACGGCGGACGTCGTCGCGCTCGAAGAAGCGATCGCGGCGACGCGCCACCGCATCGCGGCGCTCGTCGGCGCCGGCCCCGACCGCGGTTTGTCGATCACGCGCCCGCAGATGAGGCGGCCGACGCTGGGCCTCCCCGAAAATGCCGGGATCGACCTGATCGGCCGCCGCCCCGACATCGTCGCGGCGCGGCTGCGCAGCGAGGCGGCCGCGAAGCGTATCGACGTCGCCCGCGCCGACTTTTACCCGAATATCAGCCTGTCGGCGCTCGTCGGGCTCCAATCGCTCGGCCTCTCCAACCTGTTCGACGCGGGCTCCGAATATGGCAGCGGCGGCGCGGCGATCAGTTTGCCGATCTTTGAAGGCGGGCGGCTTTCGGGGCGTTATCGCGGCGCCCGCGCCGACTATGACGGCGCCATCGCCGCCTATGACCGCACGCTGATCGACGCGCTGCGCGACGTCGCCGATATTGTGGCGAGCCGCGCCGCGACCGAGCGCCAGCTCGCCGGGCGCCGGGCGGCGCTCGAGGCCGCTGCCGAAGCCTCTAAACTCGCCAATCTGCGCTATCGCGCCGGCCTTGCCAACCAGATCGAACAGCTGACGGCCGAAGATTCGATGATCGCGCTGAACCGCGCCGTGACCGATCTCGAAGCGCGCCAGCTGGCGCTCGACATCGCGCTGATCCGGGCGCTCGGCGGCGGATACCAGGCGCCCGACCCGACAGGAGACGAATGA
- a CDS encoding ABC-F family ATP-binding cassette domain-containing protein, with protein sequence MLTINGLTVRLGGRTILDRASASLPAKSRTGLIGRNGAGKSTLMKVMIGQLEADEGGIDMPRRTRIGYIAQDAPSGSATPFETVLAADAERARLLAASEVERDPHKLGDIHERLIAIDAYTAPARAARILIGLGFDEDMQGQPLDSFSGGWKMRVALAALLFSNPDLLLLDEPSNHLDLEATMWLESFLRSYPGQLVVISHERDLLNNVVDHILHLEGGKVTLYPGGYDDFERQRAERIAQLAAAKAAQDAQRAKLQDYVARNSARASTAKQAQSRAKQLARMQPIAAVSEDPSLVFDFPSPDELKPPLITLDLASVGYTPGAPILSRLNLRIDPDDRIALLGRNGNGKTTLARLLAAQLAPMDGAMAASGKMRVGYFTQYQVEELDGSDTPLGHMTRVMAGKTPGAVRAQLGRFGFTGNKATTEVGKLSGGERARLALALITRDAPHLLILDEPTNHLDVDAREALVQALNGFDGAVLIVSHDRHMLELTADRLVLVDGGTAREFDGSIDDYVAFILGQGAGKGSAANDDAKGAAKPKDAKAARQEAARAREAQAALRKSAKELEAKAGKLAQQISAIDRAMFDPAGAEPALAKLTMGDLAQRRGKLAAELEAAETAWMDALEAIEAAAA encoded by the coding sequence ATGTTGACGATCAACGGCCTCACCGTGCGCCTGGGCGGGCGCACTATCCTCGACCGCGCGAGCGCCAGCCTGCCCGCCAAAAGCCGCACCGGCCTGATCGGCCGCAACGGCGCGGGTAAATCGACGCTGATGAAGGTGATGATCGGCCAGCTCGAAGCCGACGAGGGTGGCATCGACATGCCGCGCAGGACGCGCATCGGCTATATCGCGCAGGACGCGCCGAGCGGGAGCGCGACGCCGTTCGAGACCGTGCTCGCCGCCGATGCCGAACGCGCGCGCCTGCTCGCCGCGTCGGAGGTCGAGCGCGACCCGCACAAGCTGGGCGACATCCACGAAAGGCTGATCGCGATCGATGCCTATACGGCGCCCGCGCGCGCCGCGCGCATCCTGATCGGACTGGGCTTCGACGAGGATATGCAGGGCCAGCCGCTCGACAGCTTTTCGGGTGGGTGGAAGATGCGCGTCGCATTGGCGGCGTTGCTCTTTTCGAACCCCGACCTCTTGCTGCTCGACGAACCGTCGAACCACCTCGACCTCGAAGCGACGATGTGGCTCGAAAGCTTTCTCAGATCCTATCCGGGCCAGCTCGTCGTGATCAGCCACGAGCGCGACCTGCTCAACAATGTCGTCGACCATATCCTCCACCTCGAAGGCGGAAAGGTGACGCTCTACCCCGGCGGTTATGACGATTTCGAGCGGCAGCGCGCCGAGCGCATCGCACAGCTCGCGGCGGCGAAAGCCGCGCAGGACGCACAGCGCGCCAAGCTCCAGGACTATGTCGCGCGCAACAGCGCGCGCGCCTCGACCGCCAAACAGGCGCAGTCGCGCGCCAAGCAGCTCGCGCGGATGCAGCCGATTGCGGCGGTCTCGGAAGACCCCAGCCTCGTGTTCGATTTTCCGAGCCCCGACGAACTGAAGCCGCCGCTGATCACGCTCGACCTCGCGAGCGTCGGCTACACGCCGGGTGCGCCGATCCTGTCGCGGCTCAACCTGCGCATCGATCCCGACGACCGCATCGCGCTCCTCGGCCGCAACGGCAATGGCAAGACGACGCTCGCGCGTCTGCTCGCGGCGCAGCTCGCGCCGATGGACGGCGCAATGGCGGCGTCGGGCAAGATGCGCGTCGGCTATTTCACCCAATATCAGGTCGAGGAACTCGACGGATCGGACACGCCCCTGGGCCATATGACGCGCGTGATGGCGGGCAAGACGCCGGGCGCGGTGCGCGCGCAACTGGGGCGCTTCGGCTTCACGGGCAACAAGGCCACCACCGAGGTCGGCAAGCTGTCGGGGGGCGAACGCGCGCGGCTCGCGCTTGCGCTGATCACGCGCGACGCGCCACACCTTCTGATCCTTGACGAACCGACCAACCACCTCGACGTCGACGCGCGCGAGGCCCTGGTGCAGGCACTCAACGGCTTCGACGGCGCGGTGCTGATCGTCAGCCACGACCGCCACATGCTCGAACTCACCGCCGACCGCCTCGTCCTCGTCGACGGCGGCACGGCGCGCGAATTCGACGGCAGCATCGACGATTATGTCGCCTTCATCCTCGGCCAGGGAGCCGGAAAAGGCTCGGCGGCGAACGACGATGCGAAGGGCGCCGCCAAGCCCAAGGACGCGAAAGCCGCGCGGCAGGAAGCGGCGAGGGCGCGTGAAGCGCAGGCGGCGCTGCGCAAGAGCGCGAAGGAACTGGAAGCGAAGGCCGGAAAGCTTGCACAGCAGATCAGCGCGATCGACCGCGCGATGTTCGATCCGGCGGGCGCCGAACCCGCGCTCGCGAAACTGACGATGGGCGACCTCGCGCAGCGCCGCGGCAAGCTCGCCGCCGAGCTGGAGGCGGCCGAGACGGCGTGGATGGACGCGCTTGAAGCGATCGAGGCGGCGGCGGCTTGA
- a CDS encoding DHA2 family efflux MFS transporter permease subunit — translation MASVAVPATAISAAPQPLTGVRLLVAAFALALANFVVVLDTTIANVSVPHIAGGLAVSPTQGTWVITSYAVADAISVPLTGWLAYRFGTVRWFLYSIFGFGLFSLLCGVAQTLDALVLFRVLQGLSGGPLMPLSQILLLRIFPREKAGIALAIWAMTTTTAPILGPILGGLISDNWGWHWIFFINLPVVAICAFGVATLLTPFETQRVKAPIDVVGLILLVVSVGAFQIMLDTGREHDWFGSAWIVTLAIVAAIGFAAFVIWELTDANPIVNLRIFRFRGFTFGTIALSLGFGAFFAQVVLTPLWLQQVAGYTATETGYVVAWLGCFAVLFSPIAAGTLGKLDIRLTVSAGILWMAAMSILRAGWNADVDYWTLALPHVLQGMGMPFFFVGLTALVLSSVPVKDQTSAAGLMSFLRTLSGAIGTAVATTAWDEAGRTSRSELVASLNDPGGFMASLERAGLTLEQARALLDRLVEVQALTLGVIHIFLAAAVVFVIAAASVWIAPRPRQVSMGAAH, via the coding sequence ATGGCCAGCGTCGCCGTCCCCGCCACCGCGATCTCCGCCGCGCCACAACCGCTCACCGGCGTGCGGCTGCTCGTCGCGGCCTTTGCGCTCGCGCTCGCCAATTTCGTCGTCGTGCTCGACACGACGATCGCCAATGTGTCGGTGCCACATATCGCGGGCGGGCTGGCCGTGTCGCCGACGCAGGGGACGTGGGTGATCACCAGCTATGCGGTCGCCGACGCGATCAGCGTGCCGCTCACCGGCTGGCTCGCCTATCGCTTCGGCACGGTGCGCTGGTTCCTCTATTCGATCTTTGGCTTCGGCCTGTTTTCGCTGCTCTGCGGCGTCGCGCAGACGCTCGACGCGCTCGTCCTCTTCCGCGTCCTTCAGGGCCTGTCGGGCGGACCGCTGATGCCGCTCTCGCAGATATTGCTGCTGCGCATCTTCCCCAGGGAAAAGGCCGGCATCGCGCTCGCCATCTGGGCGATGACGACGACCACCGCGCCGATCCTTGGCCCGATTCTGGGCGGGCTGATCAGCGATAATTGGGGGTGGCACTGGATCTTCTTCATCAACCTGCCGGTCGTCGCGATCTGCGCCTTTGGCGTCGCGACGCTGCTCACGCCGTTCGAGACGCAGCGCGTCAAGGCGCCGATCGACGTCGTCGGGCTGATCCTGCTCGTCGTCTCGGTCGGCGCCTTCCAGATCATGCTCGACACGGGGCGCGAACATGACTGGTTCGGGTCGGCGTGGATCGTCACGCTGGCGATCGTCGCCGCGATCGGCTTTGCCGCCTTTGTCATATGGGAACTCACCGACGCCAACCCGATCGTCAATCTGCGCATCTTCCGCTTTCGCGGTTTCACTTTCGGCACAATCGCGCTGTCGCTGGGGTTCGGCGCCTTTTTCGCGCAAGTCGTGCTCACGCCGCTGTGGCTGCAACAGGTCGCGGGCTATACCGCGACCGAGACGGGCTATGTCGTCGCGTGGCTCGGCTGTTTCGCGGTGCTGTTTTCGCCGATCGCAGCCGGAACGCTGGGCAAACTCGACATCCGGCTGACGGTGAGCGCGGGCATATTGTGGATGGCGGCGATGTCGATCCTGCGCGCCGGCTGGAACGCCGACGTCGATTATTGGACGCTCGCGCTGCCGCATGTGTTGCAGGGGATGGGCATGCCCTTCTTCTTCGTTGGGCTGACCGCGCTGGTGCTGAGTTCGGTGCCGGTCAAGGACCAGACGTCGGCGGCGGGGCTGATGAGCTTCCTGCGTACGCTGAGCGGGGCGATCGGCACTGCGGTCGCGACGACCGCATGGGACGAGGCGGGGCGGACCTCGCGGTCGGAGCTTGTCGCCTCGCTCAACGATCCGGGCGGGTTCATGGCCTCGCTCGAACGCGCCGGGCTGACGCTCGAACAGGCGCGCGCGCTGCTCGACCGGCTGGTCGAGGTGCAGGCGCTGACGCTGGGCGTGATCCACATCTTCCTCGCCGCCGCGGTGGTGTTCGTGATCGCCGCGGCAAGCGTGTGGATCGCGCCCAGACCCAGGCAGGTGTCGATGGGCGCCGCGCACTAG
- a CDS encoding TetR/AcrR family transcriptional regulator codes for MIPDSTPAIDDAAGARRKAFVDAARELFFANGYAGTTMSSIASKVGGSKTTLWTYFPSKEDLFAAVVDDIVERHGHALTVDLPIDAPVPDVLRNFGMTLMTKLTASPLLSLYRLVVGEAERFPHLAETFYDRGPRRGKARAAAWVAEKMVRGEIRQGDPMRAVQQFAGLCQSGLYQFAVLSLPESRDLSHLSEEVDAAVDTFCRAWQIEK; via the coding sequence ATGATACCAGACAGTACGCCTGCTATCGACGACGCCGCCGGGGCGCGCCGCAAGGCTTTCGTCGACGCCGCGCGCGAGCTGTTTTTTGCGAACGGCTATGCGGGAACGACGATGTCTTCGATAGCCAGCAAGGTCGGCGGCTCGAAAACCACGCTCTGGACCTATTTTCCGTCGAAGGAAGATTTGTTCGCCGCGGTGGTTGACGATATCGTCGAGCGCCATGGTCATGCGCTGACCGTCGACCTGCCGATCGACGCGCCCGTCCCCGACGTGCTCCGCAACTTCGGCATGACATTGATGACCAAGCTGACCGCCTCGCCGCTGCTTTCGCTCTACCGGCTGGTCGTGGGCGAGGCCGAGCGCTTTCCGCATCTCGCCGAGACCTTCTACGACCGCGGGCCGCGCCGCGGCAAGGCGCGCGCCGCCGCCTGGGTCGCCGAAAAAATGGTGCGCGGCGAGATCCGCCAGGGCGACCCGATGCGCGCGGTGCAGCAGTTCGCCGGTCTCTGCCAGTCGGGGCTGTATCAGTTCGCGGTGCTGAGCCTCCCCGAAAGCCGCGATCTCAGCCACCTTTCGGAAGAAGTCGATGCCGCGGTCGACACCTTCTGCCGCGCCTGGCAAATCGAGAAATGA
- a CDS encoding HlyD family efflux transporter periplasmic adaptor subunit, whose product MMADETAAADIDALETYGAKRRKLLRILALVVLAAAILWGAWYFLTQAGRVHTDNAYVGADSAQVTALVSGPVKDVRVSGTQAVKRGDILVILDDADQRIALADAEAALRLARQRYGQADANADAARARVAARGADVAQARARLRDAEASVERARAELARRESIAGTGAVSAEELTAARAAVKQAHAARDLAAAAIAAAEATRGSASGDLGAAEAVVRGTTVDTAPEVAAAAARVEKARLDLARTVIRAPVDGIVTNRQVQVGQRIAAGAPIMVIVPIATAYVDANFKESQFEDIRIGQPVELTSDYYGGDVVYRGKVVGIAGGTGAAFSLIPAQNATGNWVKVVQRLPVRIALDPKQLKEHPLRVGLSMEATIDTRGN is encoded by the coding sequence ATGATGGCCGATGAAACGGCGGCTGCCGACATCGACGCGCTGGAAACATATGGCGCGAAACGCCGGAAGCTGCTCCGCATCCTTGCGCTCGTCGTGCTGGCCGCCGCGATCCTGTGGGGCGCCTGGTATTTTCTGACGCAGGCGGGGCGCGTTCACACCGACAACGCCTATGTCGGCGCCGATTCGGCGCAGGTGACCGCGCTCGTTTCGGGTCCGGTGAAGGACGTGCGCGTCAGCGGGACGCAGGCGGTGAAGCGGGGCGACATTCTGGTCATCCTCGACGATGCCGACCAGCGCATCGCGCTTGCCGACGCCGAGGCGGCGCTGCGCCTTGCGCGCCAGCGTTACGGGCAGGCCGATGCGAATGCCGATGCGGCGCGCGCGCGTGTTGCCGCCCGCGGCGCCGATGTCGCGCAGGCGCGCGCCCGGCTGCGCGATGCCGAGGCGAGCGTCGAACGCGCGCGCGCCGAACTGGCGCGGCGCGAGAGCATCGCAGGCACCGGCGCGGTGTCGGCCGAGGAGCTGACCGCGGCGCGTGCAGCGGTCAAGCAGGCGCACGCCGCGCGCGACCTTGCCGCCGCGGCGATCGCCGCGGCCGAGGCAACGCGCGGATCGGCAAGCGGCGACCTTGGCGCCGCCGAGGCGGTGGTGCGCGGGACGACGGTGGACACTGCCCCTGAAGTGGCGGCGGCGGCGGCGCGCGTCGAAAAGGCGCGGCTCGATCTCGCGCGCACGGTGATCCGCGCGCCGGTCGATGGCATTGTCACCAACCGGCAGGTGCAGGTCGGCCAGCGGATCGCCGCGGGCGCGCCGATCATGGTGATCGTTCCCATCGCGACCGCCTATGTCGATGCCAATTTCAAGGAAAGCCAGTTCGAGGATATCCGCATCGGCCAGCCGGTCGAACTGACCTCGGACTATTATGGCGGCGATGTCGTCTATCGCGGCAAGGTGGTCGGCATCGCCGGCGGCACCGGCGCGGCCTTTTCGCTGATCCCCGCGCAGAATGCGACGGGCAACTGGGTGAAGGTCGTCCAGCGGCTGCCGGTGCGCATCGCGCTCGATCCGAAGCAGCTGAAAGAACATCCGCTGCGCGTCGGGCTGTCGATGGAAGCGACGATCGACACGCGCGGCAACTGA
- the hppD gene encoding 4-hydroxyphenylpyruvate dioxygenase: protein MADLFENPLGLDGFEFVEFSAPEKGILEPVFERMGFTRIARHRSKDVQLWRQGDINLIANYEPRSPAAYFAAEHGPSACGMGWRCRDAAKAYAEAIERGAEPVETTPGPMELRLPAIRGIGGSIIYLIDRYGDDLSIYDIDFVYEEGVDRHPVGAGLKVIDHLTHNVYGGRMAHWAAFYERIAGFREIRYFDIKGEYTGLTSKAMTAPDGKIRIPLNEEGAGGGGQIEEYLRAYNGEGIQHIAFACDDLYAAWDRLKALGNPFAPSPPDTYYEMLAERLPGHGEPVEELKSRGILLDGSTTEGDPRLLLQIFGQTVIGPVFFEFIQRKKDEGFGEGNFTALFKSMELDQIRRGALNVEAEPAE from the coding sequence ATGGCCGACCTGTTCGAAAACCCGCTGGGCCTCGACGGCTTCGAGTTCGTCGAGTTTTCGGCGCCCGAAAAGGGCATTCTCGAGCCTGTGTTCGAACGCATGGGCTTTACCCGGATCGCGCGCCACCGGTCGAAAGACGTGCAATTGTGGCGTCAGGGCGACATCAATCTGATCGCCAATTACGAACCCCGCTCTCCCGCTGCCTATTTCGCCGCCGAACATGGCCCGTCGGCGTGCGGCATGGGGTGGCGCTGCCGCGATGCGGCCAAAGCCTATGCGGAAGCGATCGAGCGCGGCGCCGAGCCGGTCGAAACGACTCCCGGCCCGATGGAACTGCGCCTGCCCGCGATCCGCGGCATCGGCGGCTCGATTATCTATCTGATCGACCGCTATGGCGACGATCTCAGCATCTACGACATCGACTTCGTTTACGAGGAGGGCGTCGACCGCCATCCGGTCGGCGCGGGGCTGAAGGTCATCGATCACCTGACGCACAATGTCTATGGCGGCCGCATGGCGCATTGGGCGGCGTTCTACGAGCGCATCGCGGGTTTTCGCGAAATCCGCTATTTCGACATCAAGGGTGAATATACCGGCCTCACGTCAAAGGCGATGACCGCGCCCGACGGCAAGATACGCATTCCGCTGAACGAGGAGGGCGCCGGCGGCGGCGGCCAGATCGAGGAATATCTGCGCGCCTACAATGGCGAGGGTATCCAGCATATCGCCTTTGCCTGCGACGACCTCTACGCCGCGTGGGACAGGCTGAAAGCGCTCGGCAACCCCTTCGCGCCATCGCCGCCCGACACCTATTATGAAATGCTCGCCGAGCGCCTGCCCGGCCATGGCGAGCCGGTCGAGGAACTGAAATCGCGCGGCATATTGCTCGACGGTTCGACGACCGAGGGCGATCCGCGCCTGCTGCTCCAGATTTTCGGGCAGACGGTGATCGGCCCGGTTTTCTTCGAGTTCATCCAGCGCAAGAAGGACGAAGGCTTCGGCGAGGGCAATTTCACCGCGCTGTTCAAGTCGATGGAACTCGACCAGATCCGCCGCGGCGCGCTCAACGTCGAAGCGGAGCCCGCCGAATGA